ACCGACGGCAGCACACCGTCGCGGGCCAGCACCGTCACCGACCCGGCCGAGGCGGCCTCCCGGCTGGACCACGGCGCCGCCTCCCGCAGACCCGGGATATCCGGCAGCAGAGCGCTGCTACCGGTCGCGACGACCACCGCGTGCCGCGCGGTCAACCTCGTCGTGACACCGTCGACGCCGGTCACCTCGACGACCCGGGCGGAACTGATCAGTCCCTGGCCGCTCCCGTCACCGCCTCCCGCGCACCCGGCAGTTGGCGGGCCGACCGCAACGCGGACGCGCTGCGCAGCAACGCTTTCGTCGGCATGCAGGCCCAGTACGAGCACTCCCCGCCGACCAGCTCCCGCTCGACAAT
The window above is part of the Micromonospora sp. LH3U1 genome. Proteins encoded here:
- a CDS encoding FAD-dependent oxidoreductase, with translation MTPTIEYDVIVIGAGPVGETVADRVVQGGLTAAIVERELVGGECSYWACMPTKALLRSASALRSARQLPGAREAVTGAARD